Proteins from a single region of Pseudomonas sp. BSw22131:
- the pth gene encoding aminoacyl-tRNA hydrolase, whose translation MTAIQLIVGLGNPGAEYEQTRHNAGAFFVERIAAAHRVNLVPERKFFGLTGRFMHQGQDVRLLIPTTYMNRSGQAVAALAGFYRIPAEAILVAHDELDIPPGVAKLKVGGGHGGHNGLRDIIAQLGNQNTFHRLRLGIGHPGDASKVSGFVLGRAPRAEQEKLDASIDFALGVLPDIFAGEWNRAMKNLHSQKA comes from the coding sequence GTGACTGCCATACAACTGATCGTTGGCCTGGGAAATCCAGGCGCTGAATACGAACAGACCCGGCATAACGCGGGGGCTTTTTTTGTTGAGCGTATCGCTGCGGCGCATCGAGTGAATCTCGTGCCCGAGCGCAAATTTTTTGGCCTGACCGGTCGCTTCATGCATCAGGGTCAGGATGTTCGTCTGTTGATCCCCACCACGTACATGAACCGTAGCGGCCAGGCCGTGGCGGCGCTCGCCGGCTTTTATCGCATACCGGCTGAAGCAATTCTGGTGGCTCACGATGAACTCGACATACCGCCCGGCGTTGCCAAGCTGAAAGTTGGCGGCGGTCATGGGGGACACAATGGGCTGCGCGACATCATTGCGCAGCTGGGTAATCAGAATACATTTCACCGTCTGCGGCTTGGCATTGGCCACCCAGGCGATGCCAGCAAGGTCTCCGGTTTTGTTCTGGGTCGAGCGCCGCGCGCCGAACAGGAAAAACTGGACGCCAGTATCGACTTTGCCCTCGGCGTGCTGCCGGACATCTTCGCCGGTGAATGGAACCGTGCGATGAAAAACCTGCACAGCCAGAAGGCCTGA
- a CDS encoding 50S ribosomal protein L25/general stress protein Ctc, giving the protein MNDFTLNAEVRSDLGKGASRRLRRLAALVPAVVYGGEKAPESISMLAKEVAKLLENEAAYSHIIALNIGGKKQNVIIKALQRHPAKGHVMHADFVRVIAGQKLTAIVPVHFVGEDTPIKKGGEVSHVTSELEVTCLPKDLPEFIEVDVSALEIGSIIHLSDLKAPKGVEFVALAHGNDLAVANVHAPRVVPTEDEEAEGAAE; this is encoded by the coding sequence ATGAACGATTTCACCCTTAATGCCGAAGTGCGTTCCGACCTGGGGAAAGGTGCGAGCCGCCGCCTGCGTCGTCTCGCCGCCCTGGTTCCAGCTGTAGTCTACGGTGGCGAAAAAGCCCCTGAGTCCATCAGCATGCTGGCCAAAGAAGTTGCCAAACTGCTCGAAAACGAAGCGGCTTACAGCCACATCATCGCGCTGAACATTGGCGGCAAAAAGCAAAACGTCATCATCAAAGCGCTGCAGCGTCACCCGGCCAAAGGGCACGTGATGCACGCTGACTTCGTACGCGTGATCGCAGGTCAGAAGCTGACTGCAATCGTACCGGTCCACTTCGTTGGCGAAGATACTCCAATCAAGAAAGGCGGCGAAGTTTCGCACGTTACTTCTGAGCTGGAAGTTACTTGCCTGCCGAAAGACCTGCCTGAGTTCATCGAAGTTGATGTGTCGGCACTGGAAATCGGTTCGATCATTCACCTGTCCGACCTCAAAGCGCCTAAAGGCGTTGAGTTCGTCGCGCTGGCGCACGGTAACGACCTGGCTGTTGCCAACGTTCACGCACCACGCGTAGTTCCAACTGAAGATGAAGAAGCCGAAGGCGCAGCCGAGTAA
- a CDS encoding ribose-phosphate pyrophosphokinase, with protein sequence MSKMMVFTGNANPDLARRVVRQLHIPLGDISVGKFSDGEITAEINENVRGKDVFIIQPTCAPTNDNLMELVVMADAFRRSSATRITAVIPYFGYARQDRRPRSARVAISAKVVADMLTVVGIDRVLTVDLHADQIQGFFDIPVDNIYGSPVLVDDIEDQRFENLMIVSPDIGGVVRARAVAKSLGVDLGIIDKRREKANHSEVMHIIGDVEGRTCILVDDMVDTAGTLCHAAKALKEHGAAKVFAYCTHPVLSGRAIENIENSVLDELVVTNTIPLSAAAQACSRIRQLDIAPVVAEAMRRISNEESISAMFR encoded by the coding sequence GTGTCCAAGATGATGGTCTTTACGGGGAACGCTAACCCCGATCTGGCTCGGCGTGTCGTACGTCAGCTGCATATCCCACTCGGTGACATTTCTGTTGGTAAGTTCTCCGACGGCGAGATCACCGCTGAGATTAATGAAAACGTCCGCGGTAAAGACGTGTTCATCATTCAGCCTACGTGTGCTCCGACCAACGATAACCTGATGGAACTGGTTGTGATGGCCGATGCCTTCCGCCGCTCCTCAGCAACTCGTATTACCGCTGTTATCCCTTACTTTGGTTACGCCCGTCAGGATCGCCGTCCGCGCTCAGCACGTGTGGCAATCAGCGCAAAAGTTGTCGCTGACATGCTCACCGTCGTTGGTATCGACCGTGTACTCACCGTCGATTTGCACGCAGACCAAATACAGGGTTTCTTCGATATACCGGTAGATAACATCTACGGCTCCCCGGTCCTGGTGGATGACATCGAGGATCAACGATTCGAAAACCTGATGATTGTTTCCCCTGATATTGGCGGCGTCGTGCGTGCACGTGCTGTTGCCAAATCTCTGGGTGTCGATCTCGGGATCATCGACAAGCGCCGCGAGAAAGCCAATCACTCCGAAGTGATGCATATCATCGGCGACGTCGAAGGACGTACCTGTATTCTCGTTGACGATATGGTCGACACCGCTGGCACGCTCTGCCATGCGGCGAAAGCCCTGAAAGAACACGGCGCTGCAAAGGTTTTCGCCTATTGCACACACCCTGTCCTCTCTGGCCGCGCCATCGAGAATATCGAAAATTCCGTGCTGGACGAGCTGGTGGTGACAAACACTATCCCGTTGTCCGCTGCAGCACAGGCCTGTAGCCGTATCCGTCAACTGGATATCGCGCCGGTTGTTGCCGAGGCGATGCGTCGCATCAGCAACGAAGAATCGATCAGCGCGATGTTCCGTTAA
- the ispE gene encoding 4-(cytidine 5'-diphospho)-2-C-methyl-D-erythritol kinase translates to MPQPILTLPAPAKLNLMLHILGRRADGYHELQTLFQFLDYGDELSFSVREDGKICLHTEIPDVPHDSNLIVRAARWLQEQSGSSLGVDIWLKKVLPMGGGIGGGSSDAATTLLGLNHLWKLAWSEDRLAALGLTLGADVPVFVRGRSAFAEGVGEILTPENPEEPWYLVLVPQVSVSTAEIFSDPLLTRDTPPIKVRPVLEGNSRNDCQPVVERRYPEVRNALNLLGKFTEAKLTGTGSCVFGAFPNKAEADRVSALLTETLTGFVAKGSNISMLHRKLQSLF, encoded by the coding sequence ATGCCCCAGCCGATCCTGACGCTGCCCGCACCGGCAAAACTCAATCTGATGCTGCATATTCTCGGTCGTCGAGCTGACGGCTATCACGAATTGCAGACGCTGTTTCAGTTTCTCGACTACGGCGACGAACTGAGTTTCTCCGTCCGGGAAGACGGCAAGATTTGTCTGCACACAGAAATTCCTGATGTCCCTCACGACAGCAACCTGATTGTTCGAGCCGCTCGATGGCTGCAAGAACAATCGGGCAGTTCGCTGGGTGTCGATATCTGGCTGAAAAAAGTGCTACCCATGGGCGGCGGAATTGGCGGCGGAAGCTCCGATGCCGCAACGACGCTGCTGGGCCTGAACCATCTTTGGAAACTGGCCTGGAGCGAGGACAGACTCGCCGCTCTGGGGCTTACTTTAGGCGCGGACGTCCCGGTTTTCGTGCGTGGGCGGTCCGCATTTGCCGAAGGTGTGGGCGAAATCCTGACCCCGGAAAACCCCGAAGAACCTTGGTATCTGGTGCTTGTGCCGCAAGTATCTGTAAGTACAGCAGAAATTTTTTCAGATCCCCTGTTGACACGTGACACTCCTCCCATTAAAGTGCGCCCCGTTCTCGAGGGAAACAGTCGTAATGACTGCCAACCGGTTGTAGAGAGGCGTTACCCAGAAGTTCGTAACGCTTTGAATTTGCTAGGTAAATTCACCGAAGCGAAATTAACCGGAACTGGAAGTTGTGTGTTTGGGGCCTTCCCAAACAAAGCTGAAGCTGATAGAGTCTCGGCCCTTCTTACAGAGACCCTTACAGGGTTTGTAGCGAAAGGAAGTAACATCTCGATGTTGCACCGAAAGTTACAAAGTTTGTTCTAA
- the lolB gene encoding lipoprotein insertase outer membrane protein LolB: protein MLLRHVIVFGLIALLAGCAGIGSHEALQGQGDAKQWQAHKQQLSTLDGWQINGKVGIRAPKDSGSGTLFWLQRQDYYDIRLSGPLGRGAARLTGRPGAVSLEVANQGRYEAPDPETLLQDQMGWKLPVSHLVWWVRGLPAPDSKSKLTLDGNSRLASLEQDDWQIEYLSYTEQNGFWLPERLKLHGKDLDVTLVIKDWQPRKLGQ from the coding sequence ATGTTATTGCGCCACGTAATCGTATTCGGCCTCATCGCCCTGCTCGCTGGCTGTGCCGGCATTGGTTCCCACGAAGCCCTACAAGGCCAGGGCGACGCCAAACAATGGCAGGCACACAAACAGCAATTGAGCACCCTTGATGGCTGGCAGATCAACGGCAAGGTAGGCATCCGGGCACCCAAGGACTCCGGCAGCGGGACGCTGTTCTGGCTGCAACGTCAGGACTATTACGACATCCGCCTGTCCGGTCCGCTCGGCCGCGGTGCTGCACGCCTGACCGGGCGCCCTGGTGCAGTGTCGCTGGAGGTCGCCAACCAGGGCCGCTATGAGGCACCGGATCCGGAAACCCTGCTGCAGGATCAAATGGGCTGGAAACTGCCCGTGTCGCATCTGGTGTGGTGGGTTCGCGGATTGCCCGCACCTGACAGCAAAAGCAAGTTGACGCTCGATGGCAACAGCCGGCTGGCCAGCCTGGAACAGGATGACTGGCAGATCGAATACCTCAGCTACACTGAGCAGAACGGCTTCTGGCTCCCTGAGCGGCTGAAGCTGCACGGAAAAGATCTCGACGTCACGCTGGTCATCAAGGACTGGCAACCGCGCAAGCTGGGGCAATAA
- a CDS encoding tetratricopeptide repeat protein, which yields MNKSSALFLALIALSGCQNKATVSPQTPAVKEAPPEPEAKPQVYGSFTQETVVSLLTAELAGQRNRFDIALDNYVTQAINTQDPGISERAFRIAEYLGADQAALDTSLIWAKNDPTNLEAQRAAAIQLARSGRYDDSMRYMEKVLQGQGDTHFDFLALSAAETDSNTRKGLLTSFDRLLAKYPKNGQLIFGKALLLQQEGDGNGALKLLEDNPPSEGEVAPILLHARLLQSMNRGKEALPLLEKSIKKYPDDKRLRLTYARTLVEQNRMTDAKVQFSSLVQQYPDDDDLRYSLALVCLEAKAWDEAQGYLEDLVARGSHADSAHVNLGRIYEERDDPQTALTEYAQVGPGSDYLPAQLRQADILMSNGNTAEASKRLAQARTDQPDYAIQLYLVEAETLTNNNQSDRGWQVLNQALKQYPDDLNLLYTRSMLAEKRNDLSQMEKDLRSILKREPDNAMALNALGYTLSDRTTRYAEAKELIERAHVLNPDDPAVLDSLGWVNYRLGNLDEAERLLRQALERFPDHEVAAHLGEVLWAKGEQREARKIWGKALEQQPDSPVLRSTLKRLTGSETL from the coding sequence ATGAATAAATCCTCCGCACTGTTTCTCGCACTAATCGCTCTGAGTGGCTGCCAAAACAAGGCCACGGTTTCACCGCAGACACCTGCGGTGAAAGAGGCGCCCCCCGAGCCCGAGGCAAAGCCTCAGGTCTATGGCTCGTTCACTCAGGAAACAGTGGTCAGCCTCTTGACCGCCGAGCTCGCCGGCCAGCGCAATCGCTTTGACATTGCGCTGGACAACTATGTTACCCAGGCGATCAACACTCAGGATCCGGGGATTTCAGAGCGCGCTTTCAGAATCGCCGAGTACCTGGGCGCCGATCAGGCCGCTCTGGACACATCGCTGATCTGGGCCAAAAACGACCCCACCAACCTTGAAGCTCAGCGCGCAGCGGCCATCCAGTTGGCACGGTCCGGGCGCTATGACGACTCGATGCGTTACATGGAAAAAGTCCTGCAAGGCCAGGGCGATACCCATTTTGACTTCCTGGCGCTTTCCGCTGCCGAGACCGACTCCAACACCCGTAAAGGGCTGTTGACCAGCTTTGATCGCCTGCTGGCGAAATACCCGAAAAACGGTCAGCTGATCTTCGGCAAAGCCTTGCTGCTGCAACAGGAAGGTGACGGTAACGGAGCACTGAAACTCCTCGAGGACAACCCGCCCAGCGAGGGTGAAGTCGCGCCAATCCTGCTCCATGCACGCCTGCTGCAAAGCATGAATCGTGGCAAGGAAGCGCTGCCGCTGCTGGAAAAAAGCATCAAGAAATATCCGGACGACAAGCGCCTGCGCCTGACCTACGCACGCACGCTGGTCGAACAAAACCGCATGACCGACGCCAAGGTGCAGTTCTCCAGCCTGGTGCAGCAATACCCGGATGACGATGACCTCCGGTATTCGCTGGCGCTGGTGTGCCTGGAAGCCAAGGCCTGGGACGAAGCTCAGGGTTATCTGGAAGACCTGGTCGCGCGCGGCAGCCATGCGGACTCTGCGCACGTCAATCTCGGGCGAATCTACGAAGAGCGTGATGACCCGCAAACCGCGCTGACCGAATACGCTCAAGTCGGCCCGGGCAGCGATTACCTGCCTGCGCAATTGCGCCAGGCCGATATTTTGATGAGCAATGGCAACACCGCCGAGGCTTCGAAACGTCTGGCACAGGCGCGTACTGACCAGCCTGACTACGCGATTCAGCTGTACCTGGTCGAGGCTGAAACCCTGACCAACAATAACCAGTCCGATCGCGGCTGGCAGGTATTGAATCAGGCGCTAAAGCAATACCCGGACGACCTCAATCTGCTCTACACACGCTCGATGCTGGCTGAGAAGCGCAATGATCTGTCGCAAATGGAAAAAGACCTGCGCAGCATCCTCAAGCGAGAACCCGATAACGCGATGGCCTTGAACGCTCTGGGCTACACCCTTTCGGACCGCACCACGCGGTACGCGGAGGCCAAGGAGTTGATCGAACGGGCGCACGTCTTGAACCCTGATGATCCTGCCGTTCTCGACAGCCTTGGGTGGGTGAATTATCGCCTGGGCAATCTGGATGAAGCAGAACGCCTGCTGCGCCAGGCGCTTGAGCGCTTCCCCGATCATGAAGTTGCCGCCCACCTGGGCGAAGTCCTCTGGGCGAAAGGCGAACAGCGCGAAGCGCGTAAAATCTGGGGCAAAGCCCTTGAACAACAACCTGACAGTCCAGTCCTGCGCAGCACCCTCAAGCGCCTGACCGGATCCGAGACCCTTTGA
- the hemA gene encoding glutamyl-tRNA reductase: MAFLALGINHKTASVDVRERVAFTPEQLVDALQQLCRLTQSREAAILSTCNRSELYIEQDHITAEVILRWLADYHHLNVDELRASAYVHEEDAAVRHMMRVASGLDSLVLGEPQILGQMKSAYAVAREAGTIGPLLGRLFQATFSAAKQVRTDTAIGENPVSVAFAAVSLAKQIFSDLQRSQALLIGAGETITLVARHLHDLGVKRIVVANRTLERASILAEQFGAHAVLLADIPAELVNSDIVISSTASQLPILGKGAVESALKLRKHKPIFMVDIAVPRDIEPEVGELDDVYLYTVDDLHEVVAENLKSRQGAAQAAEALVTIGVDDFMSRLRELAAVDVLKAYRQQSERLRDEELSKAQRLLANGASAEDVLAALARNLTNKLMHAPSVQLKKLSAEGRVDALAMAQELFALTEGSTDKPPQ; encoded by the coding sequence ATGGCCTTTCTTGCTCTGGGTATCAATCACAAGACTGCTTCAGTCGATGTCCGCGAGCGCGTGGCATTTACCCCTGAGCAACTGGTTGACGCCCTGCAGCAGCTTTGCCGCCTGACTCAAAGCCGCGAAGCTGCAATCCTGTCGACCTGCAATCGCAGCGAGCTCTATATAGAGCAGGATCACATTACCGCTGAAGTTATCTTGCGCTGGCTCGCCGATTACCATCACCTGAACGTCGACGAACTGCGTGCCAGTGCTTATGTGCACGAAGAAGACGCTGCCGTTCGCCACATGATGCGTGTCGCCTCCGGGCTCGATTCCCTGGTGCTGGGCGAGCCGCAGATTCTGGGTCAGATGAAGTCCGCGTACGCCGTGGCGCGTGAGGCGGGGACCATCGGACCGTTGCTCGGTCGACTGTTCCAGGCAACCTTCAGCGCCGCCAAACAGGTGCGGACCGATACGGCCATCGGTGAAAACCCGGTGTCCGTGGCTTTTGCAGCGGTCAGTCTGGCGAAACAGATATTCAGTGACCTTCAGCGCAGTCAGGCGCTGTTGATCGGGGCGGGCGAGACCATCACGCTGGTCGCCCGGCACCTGCATGATCTTGGCGTTAAGCGTATCGTCGTCGCCAACCGTACGCTTGAGCGCGCCAGCATCCTGGCTGAACAGTTCGGCGCCCACGCGGTGTTGCTCGCGGACATTCCAGCCGAGCTGGTCAACAGCGATATCGTCATCAGTTCCACCGCCAGCCAGCTACCGATCCTGGGCAAGGGCGCGGTGGAAAGCGCGCTGAAGCTGCGTAAGCACAAACCGATTTTCATGGTCGACATCGCGGTCCCGAGGGATATCGAGCCTGAAGTCGGCGAGCTCGATGACGTCTACCTTTATACCGTCGATGACCTGCATGAAGTTGTTGCCGAAAACCTCAAGAGCCGCCAGGGTGCCGCGCAGGCTGCCGAAGCGCTGGTCACAATCGGTGTCGACGACTTTATGTCGCGGTTGCGAGAACTGGCAGCGGTCGACGTGCTCAAGGCGTATCGTCAGCAGTCCGAAAGGCTGCGTGACGAAGAGCTGTCAAAGGCGCAACGGCTGCTGGCGAACGGTGCCAGCGCTGAGGATGTGCTGGCGGCACTGGCCCGCAACCTGACCAACAAATTGATGCATGCGCCTAGCGTGCAACTGAAAAAGCTATCTGCCGAAGGCCGCGTCGATGCGCTGGCCATGGCTCAGGAACTCTTTGCCCTCACCGAGGGCTCCACGGATAAACCCCCGCAATGA
- the prfA gene encoding peptide chain release factor 1 — MKASLLNKLDILSDRFEELTALLGDAEVISDQTRFRGYSREYAEAEPVIAAYKQLLKVQADLDGAQALLKDSDPDMREMAVEEVREAKEQLVVLESNLQKMLLPKDPNDGRNVFLEIRAGTGGDEAAIFSGDLFRMYSRYAERRGWRVEILSENVGEHGGFKEVIARVEGDHVYGKLKFESGAHRVQRVPETESQGRIHTSACTVAVLPEPDEHQVIEINASDLRVDTYKSSGAGGQHVNKTDSAVRITHLPSGIVVECQEERSQHKNRARAMSWLSAKLNDQQTSAAANAIASERKLLVGSGDRSERIRTYNFPQGRVTDHRVNLTLYSLDEVLAGGVDAVIEPLLAEYQADQLAALGE, encoded by the coding sequence ATGAAAGCTTCACTGCTCAATAAGCTGGACATCCTCAGTGACCGTTTCGAGGAATTGACCGCACTGCTTGGCGATGCCGAAGTCATTTCCGATCAGACCCGCTTTCGCGGCTATTCCCGTGAATACGCCGAAGCCGAGCCTGTGATCGCAGCGTACAAACAGCTGCTCAAAGTGCAGGCCGATCTTGACGGCGCTCAGGCGCTGCTCAAGGACAGCGACCCCGACATGCGCGAAATGGCGGTCGAAGAAGTGCGCGAAGCCAAGGAACAATTGGTGGTGCTGGAAAGCAATCTGCAGAAGATGCTGCTGCCCAAGGATCCCAACGACGGTCGCAACGTGTTTCTGGAAATTCGTGCCGGCACCGGTGGCGATGAAGCGGCCATCTTTTCGGGCGATCTTTTCCGCATGTATTCGCGGTACGCCGAACGCCGTGGATGGCGGGTCGAGATCCTGTCCGAGAACGTTGGCGAGCACGGCGGCTTCAAAGAAGTCATCGCCCGTGTCGAAGGCGATCACGTCTATGGCAAATTGAAGTTCGAGTCCGGCGCGCACCGTGTTCAGCGCGTCCCGGAAACCGAATCCCAAGGCCGCATTCACACCTCGGCCTGCACCGTGGCAGTATTGCCGGAGCCTGATGAACACCAGGTTATCGAGATCAACGCGTCCGATCTGCGTGTCGACACGTACAAGTCATCAGGCGCAGGCGGTCAGCACGTCAACAAGACGGATTCAGCGGTGCGGATCACGCACCTGCCTTCCGGTATTGTGGTCGAGTGTCAGGAAGAGCGTTCGCAGCACAAGAATCGCGCGCGTGCCATGTCCTGGTTGTCAGCCAAGCTCAATGACCAACAAACCAGCGCGGCGGCCAATGCCATCGCCAGTGAGCGCAAGTTGCTGGTGGGGTCGGGCGATCGCTCCGAACGCATTCGCACGTACAATTTTCCACAGGGGCGAGTGACGGATCATCGCGTGAATTTGACGCTATATTCGCTGGATGAAGTTTTGGCCGGCGGAGTCGATGCAGTGATAGAGCCGTTACTTGCCGAGTATCAGGCAGATCAACTTGCGGCACTGGGTGAGTAA
- the prmC gene encoding peptide chain release factor N(5)-glutamine methyltransferase, producing the protein MTIIASLLRSSELPDSPTARLDVELLLAAALGKPRSFLHTWPERIVSSEAAHTFEGFLKRRRTGEPVAYILGLQGFWNIDLEVATHTLIPRPETEMLVETALELLPGAIPHRLLDLGTGTGAIALSLAKDRPQWTITAVDRVDEAVELAERNRQRLNLDNAAVMKSHWFSSLTRQRFDLIISNPPYIASGDPHLAEGDVRFEPSSALVAGVDGMDDLRVIASEAPAHLEPGGWLLLEHGYDQGAAVRDLLNGNGFEQIQTRRDLGDNERITFGRVPC; encoded by the coding sequence ATGACCATTATCGCCAGCTTGTTAAGAAGCTCTGAGCTACCGGACTCGCCGACGGCGCGTCTGGATGTCGAACTGCTGTTGGCTGCCGCGCTGGGCAAGCCGCGCAGTTTCCTGCACACCTGGCCTGAGCGCATTGTCAGCAGCGAGGCTGCGCACACGTTCGAAGGTTTCCTGAAGCGGCGTCGCACCGGTGAGCCCGTGGCCTACATCCTGGGGTTGCAAGGTTTCTGGAACATCGATCTCGAAGTCGCTACGCACACGCTGATCCCGCGGCCGGAAACCGAAATGCTGGTAGAGACAGCACTGGAATTGCTTCCGGGTGCCATTCCTCATCGTTTGCTCGATCTGGGCACGGGCACCGGGGCAATTGCTTTGTCGCTGGCCAAGGACCGTCCGCAGTGGACCATTACCGCCGTTGATCGCGTGGACGAGGCCGTTGAGCTTGCCGAGCGCAATCGCCAACGGCTCAACCTCGACAACGCTGCGGTCATGAAAAGTCATTGGTTCAGCTCGCTCACGCGTCAGCGCTTCGACCTCATCATCAGCAACCCGCCTTATATCGCTTCCGGTGATCCGCATTTGGCCGAAGGCGATGTGCGTTTTGAGCCAAGCAGTGCACTGGTCGCCGGTGTCGACGGCATGGACGACTTGCGGGTGATCGCGTCTGAGGCGCCTGCGCACCTGGAGCCGGGCGGCTGGTTATTGCTCGAACACGGTTACGACCAGGGCGCCGCGGTGCGTGACCTGCTCAACGGCAACGGCTTTGAGCAGATACAGACCCGTCGTGATCTCGGCGATAACGAACGCATCACCTTCGGGCGCGTGCCGTGCTGA
- a CDS encoding molybdopterin-synthase adenylyltransferase MoeB, translating into MLTDQELLRYSRQILLQHVDIEGQLRLKQSRALIVGLGGLGSPVALYLGAAGVGELHLADFDTVDLTNLQRQIIHDTPGVGQSKVDSAIERLTAINPDVKLLAHRTALDVDSLAAAVEAVDVVLDCSDNFSTREAVNAACVAAGKPLVSGAAIRLDGQLSVFDPRQPHSPCYHCLYGHGSESELTCSEAGVIGPLVGVVGSLQALEALKLLAGFGEPLVGRLLLIDALTTRFRELRVKRDPACSVCSALHAQRG; encoded by the coding sequence GTGCTGACCGACCAGGAGCTGTTGCGCTATAGCCGACAGATCCTTCTGCAGCACGTGGACATCGAGGGTCAGTTGCGCCTCAAACAAAGCCGCGCCCTGATCGTCGGCCTTGGCGGGCTGGGTTCGCCGGTCGCGCTATATCTTGGCGCAGCAGGCGTGGGTGAGTTGCACCTGGCGGATTTCGATACCGTGGATCTGACCAACCTGCAACGTCAGATCATCCATGACACCCCTGGCGTCGGGCAAAGCAAAGTCGATTCGGCTATCGAGCGCCTGACCGCGATCAATCCTGATGTGAAACTGCTAGCTCACCGCACCGCGCTGGACGTCGATTCCCTTGCGGCTGCCGTCGAGGCAGTGGACGTGGTGCTGGATTGCTCCGATAACTTCTCGACCCGTGAAGCGGTCAATGCCGCGTGTGTGGCTGCCGGTAAACCGCTGGTTAGCGGCGCAGCGATTCGTCTGGATGGTCAGTTGTCCGTGTTTGATCCGCGTCAGCCGCATAGCCCCTGTTATCACTGTCTGTACGGCCACGGCAGCGAGTCCGAACTCACCTGCAGCGAAGCTGGCGTGATTGGCCCGCTGGTGGGCGTGGTCGGCAGTTTGCAAGCGCTCGAAGCACTGAAATTGCTGGCGGGTTTCGGCGAGCCGCTGGTAGGGCGCTTGCTGTTGATCGATGCCCTGACAACGCGCTTTCGTGAACTCAGGGTCAAGCGTGATCCGGCGTGCAGCGTTTGCAGCGCCCTGCATGCTCAGCGCGGCTAA
- the murI gene encoding glutamate racemase, which yields MSRDNDAPVGVFDSGVGGLSVLGEIRSLLPSESLLYVADCGHIPYGEKTPEFIRQRCVIIAEFFRTRGAKALVLACNTATVAGVADLRERYPEWPIVGMEPAVKPAAAATRTGVVGVLATTGTLQSAKFAALLDRFATDIQVVTQPCPGLVELIETGDLTSPLIRQLLHSYVEPLLEAGCDTIILGCTHYPFLKPLLREMIPASITLIDTGGAVARQLQRLLGQRDMLASGPPQPTQFWTSGDPDNFRNILPVLLEASDSVRSFAS from the coding sequence GTGTCCAGGGACAACGATGCGCCAGTGGGGGTGTTTGATTCCGGTGTCGGCGGCTTGTCGGTATTGGGTGAGATTCGCAGCCTGTTGCCCAGCGAATCGCTCTTGTACGTCGCCGATTGCGGGCACATTCCCTATGGTGAGAAAACCCCTGAATTCATCCGTCAGCGTTGCGTGATCATCGCTGAGTTTTTTCGAACCCGAGGTGCGAAGGCGCTGGTGCTGGCCTGCAACACCGCCACCGTTGCAGGGGTGGCAGACCTGCGTGAGCGTTACCCCGAGTGGCCCATCGTCGGCATGGAGCCTGCGGTCAAACCCGCTGCTGCCGCGACGCGCACTGGTGTAGTCGGCGTGCTGGCAACCACCGGCACCCTGCAAAGCGCAAAATTTGCAGCCCTGCTGGATCGTTTTGCCACTGATATCCAGGTGGTAACTCAACCCTGCCCGGGGCTGGTGGAGCTGATCGAAACCGGCGACCTGACCAGCCCTCTGATCCGTCAGCTGTTGCACAGCTACGTCGAGCCACTGCTGGAGGCCGGTTGCGACACGATCATCCTGGGCTGCACGCATTACCCTTTTCTCAAACCGCTTCTGCGCGAGATGATTCCCGCTTCTATCACCTTGATCGATACCGGTGGCGCCGTTGCGCGCCAACTTCAGCGGCTGCTCGGTCAGCGTGACATGCTCGCAAGCGGTCCCCCGCAGCCAACCCAGTTTTGGACGAGTGGCGACCCAGATAACTTCAGAAACATCCTACCGGTACTATTAGAAGCGTCTGACAGTGTGCGAAGCTTCGCCTCGTGA